Below is a genomic region from Oreochromis niloticus isolate F11D_XX linkage group LG13, O_niloticus_UMD_NMBU, whole genome shotgun sequence.
GTTATTGTAGCTTTAGTTTAGTAATTCATTTCATTATCAGTGTAAGTTTTTAttatctgtttttgttgttagaTTTAAGTTCAGAGTAgatattacaaaacaaacattaaaacttTAGGTGCACATTTTTGCTCAGACTGGGATGTCTAAATAATGAGTTCACTGCGTTCACTATGTTTTCATAAGCTTTTAACATTGTCTGAGCTatttcctgtcttccttctctctccccaaccggtcgcagcagatggcctcgcccctccctgagccaggttctgttggaggtttcttcctgttaaaagggagtttttccttcccactgtcaccaaatatGACAGACTGCTcaaagggggtcatatgattgttgggtttttctccgtatgtattattgtagggtctaccttacaataaaaagcaccttgaggaacctgtttttgtgatttggcgctgtataaataaaattgaattgaattgacaaTTTCCTGTATATATTTTAGTTGACTGTTCCTGGACACCCTGAGAGGTTGCCGTTCCCTTGCACAGCTAGCACAATGAAATAAGCAGTCTTTCACACtaatggccaatttagaattgCCAGTTAACTCAACAAACATGTCTTTGGTGACCCGGGAAGAACCCACGCAGGCGCTTAACATAGAAGGGCTCTGGCTGGGTTATTCAGGTTCAAATCCAAGCCCTTCTTGCTGTCGGATAACACACTAAGCTTTCTAATAACACCCCACTGCTGACAGGGCTCATGTCAGAGCTAATGTGATGTGAGTGTTGTAGATGTGTGTTATTTGTTACAGGTCTAATATTCTCACCACTGATGCAATAAATCAAGCTTTTACAGTATCTTATTGTTAAAGGCCTCCTTTTTCAGCGATAATAGACACCCTGGGTTTGTAATTTTTTGAAGTAAATAATACATTTCTTATTTAAATAGTTGAGATTCTAATTGCTTTAGTGGTTGACACTCGGTCAGATCAATCCATCTTTCTGTGAAATCCTTCACAGACTAATAGGAGGTCGGTTTTAAATAATAGCAAATGTTCATTGCCAAATAATAATTCCGTTGTGCCTCAGGGAGAAGGGACTGTTTATGTTGCTGAGAACTTACCTGTGAATGGCAGCGAACATAACGAGAAACCGCTTTACGGaaagaactattcctgaagataACGTCCTCCTTACAGGGTACTTTGGCCATGATCTTGAGGACATCCAGACCTGTGTTATTAGGCATACCTGTCGAAACAAATTTATATAATCCAAAACTGTTGTGAGACTAAAAAGATGTTATACAACAGAAAGGATAGTTTAGCATCATTTACCTGAGAAGAGTGTAGGGTCTACACTCACACTGAAAGCACAGATAAAGATCTTTCCATCTAGCAAAGTGACCAGGATCCACACCATTGGTGCCAGCAGGGCTCTCTGGATCATGGCTGAGAACAAGTACCTGCAGAACAAAATAGGAAAAGATGTGAACAGTGTAGCATTTCACTGATGTGTAATACAAAAGGATCTGGGTTTGGGACTTGCATCTACAAGGTTACAATTATGctgaaataaatacaatatagaGAATGGAAAACTACAGTCTGCATGAttccatagtaaaaaaaaaaaaaaaagttgataaACTGCTCTGCCTGCACCCTAGATCTATCAAAAGAAGAGGTGATGCAGCACACTACAGATTTCACTgagctttcatttcatttcatttactgTGCAGTTACATATAATAGCAACAACAGCCTGTCTGTGTACTTCTGTTAGATAGCAAATTCTTGACTTACTTGACAACAGCAGGATTTTTGGACCTGTTCCCAATGGGTCTCATCCACTCGTCCATCATGACACCTGTATGCCGGTTGACAAGGATTCCCAGGAAGAACAGTATAATAGGCGGGACTATCATCACTCCCAGAGAGTAAAGTTTGTTGTACTGAGGGAGGCACGGGCAGTTAAAGTCGAAGCTGGTGTAAAGCTTGACACTAACCAGGGCCAGGATGATACAAATTCCATTGGAGATGGACTCGGAATTGGACTGGAAGTACTGCAAGACTAACTTCAGACGCTCCATAACTTAAAAATATTGTAGGTTTGTTCAAGGTTGATGTAAAAACAGCGATATCAGCCaactgctgctttttaaaaaggcTACAGCCAGGAATAGAAGCTGAACACCTCAGGCAGGAATGAACTAAACCGTGCTCAGTCTGccaggaaagaagaagaaatttcCAGTGATAATTTAAAGCCttacaaaatattttatattctgtaaaaaacaaaacacttagCAGTTCACTTACCTCACAATATGTCAGTGCTTTTATAGAAAAGGCATAAATCTATAGTTTAGCAGTCTGAGTATTAACCACTCAAGCTTTGGTGAGGCTGTAGTGAAAGGGAGCCTGGCAGTGATCCAGGGAGAGGCTGAGACCACGTGATATTGGGTTGCCTGAGCAGGTAACAAAGCTGTGTGGACACACCCTGCTATACTCTTAAAGCAGCACTCACAATTGTCAACGgttaacagagagaaaagaagcCGCAGCAAGGTCTAAAACCGGATTTCAAAGCATGGTAGTGCACAATACATGAACCATAATATTGTGGTCTaatgtacactgtaaaaaacaaTCTGTCATTCTACAGAGTTTTCCTGTTACTTTTATAAATAGATGAAATATCAATACAATTACAAAAAAGCCTGTAAAATTAACATGTCTAATGGAAAATAACTGTACCTGTGAATATACAtgacttttgactttttttggCCATCAGTGGTTTAAATTAACAGTTTGATGTATAAGTTAATAAGTATAAGAGACATGGTCCTAAATATAACTTAAGGAATAAAAAAGGTGATACTTACCTTTCTGTCCTACAGCAGTAGCTAGAATATAGAATTCAAAAATATTCTGTTATATGTTGTAATATACAAGTCAAAAAGGAGGCAAATTGTGgctaaagttttttttgtttgtttgtttgtttttttaatttttgttggtTGTACTTGCTGGAGGAGAGGCTAAATCTTTGGATGGTTAGAAGTCAATCAGTGATGAAGGTGgcacagagttttggtgttgcGCCCCCACATACCTGAATTAGACAGTATAAAGTGCCTTAAGGCAACTGTTGTgaatttggtgctatataaataaaatagacatTTGTCTCATCCTTGGCCTATTCTGAACTTTCTGATTCAACTCAGTTCTAAATGGTCAGACAGACTGTAAATATGCAGCCAGAAACTGAATTTTTTTGCCTGTCAGTCTGAGGGTcgtggaaggaaaaaaaaataaataaatattatatatacatatatataaatattatatatacatatatatatatatatatatatatatatatatatatatagatagatagatagatagatagatagatagatatacgTATATAAATATAGCTGAAATTTCCTCCAGCTTAAATAGTCAACTGTAAATCTGAGGATGACCAACATATGAGTTCATTATCTTCCACTGTTTCCTGCCTCCATACAAAGGcaggaaacagaagaagacCTTTCTCTGCCAACAGAATGTCTGGTTGAGAGACAGATAGAGGGTGGGTGAATCAACACATACGATTGGAGGACGTATCTGGTAACCCCTTGTGGAAAAACTAAAATCTAGATAAAGGTGGACGTCAAATGACAATGgctccaaggatttcatcccaaTGTCTATTGGTAGTCAGCGAACTGTTAGCAGACTGTACATCCTTCCTTGGATATCCCTCACCAGACCATCGCTGACCCGTCACCGAAGCAATCATGATAAAtgatgcagcttaacattctcTGTGGCTTCTAGAGCCTTTcgcatctgtcacatgtgctcagggtgaagCTGCTCTCAAAACACAGAGTGCCAGTGGTGGACCTGTCAATTCTGGGACTCTATGGCAAAGGCCTGTTGGTCTCTACATACAGTGGTAGGCAGTGAGAATAGGGCTCACTGAAGGATGTTAGACCATTAGACACCCCTtgtgaagtctgtttctgattgtttggtcatTGTTTGGATGCCAGGTTCTGTCCTTTATTGCTCCTTTTCAGACATTTGAACTCGCCAATAGGCCTAATTCCTCAAGGTGTCCCTTCACTTCTCAAGTGCTCTCACTAGCATCATCTAAAcgcacactgtaaaatgtaattctagatgtttgttatttcaacatattattctatatcagtttgacgatagatgactgaagttgttgttataacatagaattacaagttaaaaacgtcccaattacacaaaaaaaagctaacttgaaaactcatgtccagctaaatcagcaacttatgtgaacttgacaatgtgggtaagttgagcacagcaggattcaaaactgcctcacgtgactgctaccgaggtgcatcatggggaattggcggttaacgacatgctcactttacttggacgttttctaatcgtcttctttggaatatgctttcaaggtgagtaacattggttataactataaggaaagagagctacaaaagttggaacatgttttgaatctatggcatgatgtgtgtttttctcttttaccgaaatgtttgctttagctaatgtaactttagccgacaaggtccagcttgtatgtcatgaccaaacttgacctaataaactgacacatggccttttttatgggtttaatgtggcactgaccaaatcacaagtattgtgccgctagctttaaggttgtgcactcaaccactgttgcgatattagcaagctaactcagctaattaataaagcttatttcatattgtctctgtacttgtaaatttctttcaagttcacaggctgttgtattttggtggaagttcattttggcaatatttccaataactgactgggttcaaaaagaactttttggcaggactccgatgcttgttgtcatttctttacccctatgtaatcacttaagttgttattaactgctgcatgctaagctgcaagagtgcactgaggactgagaccaaaatatggtctacaaaccagcattatattagtttttatcagatagtcctccagtgtgtttattttttgctttaattatattgtgcagttatttgttaccctgaaatgctttatgcttaacaacagctcactattttgacttatttttgaactcttgtgatcagtatgactagattgtgtgagtttccatactaaaagagctgtagtgataaaataattggcatcagagacactgatttttggcatggtatactgcagaagtttttttttttttgcataatttaccttttaattaaactgcattctctgtattgtaacaaaactaacattgtttatatgtcagaaaattagcaaacatgaataaatggcgaaaacaatataattataacatatatttttattttacttattttaggtctgtgaagccaaacttgatgctggggatttatttttgtcagtggagtcaaatggtaagttacaatttgtgcattttgtcatactggaaacacctcagattatattgtaatttaatagctctgtagaacaaatgatataaagattgtagtgtcagggtacttcttaagaagtaatatggcactattgatgatcacatgcaggtggcataaactaaatattcagacgtgttaccaacaaatgattcattaacaaaagcaatggagcagactgtttaggttcttgtggttgtaataacatccataactgcaagttcgtcattaatttattttcacaggtctagatgatcacatctgactttgtcatttaaatgaggtggacttgcaaactttgcgctcttttgggtaaattgctgtccactacatatacacagaatgtgcacagtatttcagatctaaaaagggagtatgtaatggacttgctggctttaatgtaaaaagcctgttgtgtaactttaatgaggcagttggactaaaacagtattgctcatcaaggtaaacatctgaggaataaggaaactgttacttgtccttttactcagtgttcttttaatcgcacatttactaaagttttacatcacataagtcattttcacaatcattctactttaaaagatttcgagacagagcttattgttcactgaacttccttgtttgctgaacggcaggtaaagtgcatctttttgtttgtttgcttttgtgtgtttgtgttttctctaatgggcctcagatgacggtttgcttaaatttgggtctcaaagaatcttttttttattctgcctgtactctccacccctcttcttctattgctcaggttgaagcagaatttgcccgtcttacatctgttgacctgaaagggttcctttttgctgtgcttgaccattatggagaggttcgtggagctgtacaaaatcaagagcggcataggagggctaactaggctcataagatgcttcggtgatgatgtaagtgttcaactgcgaaatgttctctgtttaagttttaggttatccagttcaactgatgaactcattgaaagaaagctgataagtaaagtctgtcatcatatttcacaaccggacatttagtgtggtaacttttacagaatctatgtatattggtggtaggttggatatcatattctacttgaatgtcctgataagcctgattcaaaatctccaatgataatcatatattgatggaattatgtatcaaaaagctgtgaatttggagctgtctacatgtttcataaacactgtttaaaaagtgtttttgttttctttttgacttctgtgaccagagccctacacaaaggaagaggacagaggacctcattttctaaaggaagatccctcacacactttcaagactgtgaaggttagcattgtttcttttagtaaatttaataatgacagcaccacagtggattttaaatgaaacatgtggcatctatgaaacaatagatgccacatgataacatgtttactttttcctcaccaaatgtattattacaagatctttgacactggatttggtctgggtttcagagaaactaactggcaagctagcattgagattattagtgtcttgtgtttattcatgtcttcaccagggtctttgacatttcgctgctgtactgttcactttagctttacgtttgatttctcacattgtatattgtaatggcagagatattaggatatttaagcggctgcagtggctgctacagctgtggggggcaatactttggtgaaatgtcctggaccctggaaaagagactgtgtagactgtgtagactgggtaagcaattaaaggttactggccgagagtcattgggcagctgggtaaaggtggatgttgatattcagtgccaattatgcaacctgttcagccatgtcgatatgctcttttttcatgctgttaatatagggggaaaaataaactttaatcaataaactgattaaagaagcattgtctatggagccataatctgatcctgtagtgtagctgcagtttgcacatttcatgtattctcagccagatttggtttagagcacagccaatatttagcataagtagatttaaattcacacactggtgatggcaagctacaatgtagccacagccgccctggggcgcactgacagaggcgaggctgccagacactggcaccaccgggccctctgaccaccaccagtaggcaacaggtgaagtgtcttgcccaaggacacaacgactgaaactgtcggagccggggctcgaaccggcaaccttccaattataagacgaactgtcaactcttgagtcacgattcagtcatccacccatgtgtgtgaatgactgaatgtgtaaagcactttggagtccttaggggactagtaaagcgctatacaaatacagaccatttaccatttaaattgaaaattttgtttgaattctgcaattgaagacatgctcagttatttatgaacatggtctttgtttaaagcaagaaatggatttgtaacatgggggtgcatatctcattctgaaaaaactttaacaactaataagtgttacccaaagccaatcaccatcatccaaagcatcagtatggctcttctttgaaAAGACATGAATtattaagcacaagggatattgtgtaattgtaattgtgtaattttaattttttttttttgtctttgaacccttttatagccgacaggtattgaagacacgttttctaagaggatgaaagttggcattgcgatggtgaaagaagaagacatcatcgatgtgttggttgtccttgaggcagcagtaatcctgtctaatctgagggatgtctcaagtgccatttccatgctgatgggccttctttttgccctcaacatagactatccaaaggaacttaaggacatctttgaagtcattcagaacgtcctaatgaacattggtggaaggcagtgcatctcactagtgcatggtctaagaaacagactcttgcagaaagccatgcagaactgtaattgtatgctcacagcatacaattgccttagtgttaaggacagtttttattttactgtttgtttttttattcttgcaagttctcattctcacttttgtatgtcactaaatgactacactttacattccagattagacaattactcatttgttcatggtttaagaaacttatgtgaacaacaatataatggtggactctgcagatgcttatctcatgcaagtcagtagtttttcctttgttttgcaattgagcagactcaaactaatgtttctgaaatattcatattatcaaatgtttcagaagcatgcactcattttcagagatattggttctgtggaatttgttgcaattgtaaacgaagacaaatacaagagtttgatgtcttagttgttataaactgatctttactgtcacttatcaaatgttttgtactattttaatatttcaagttttatgctaacaggtgtgactgagcacaatgaagtttaaaaattttgcaaatgtaaagaataacttttctaaaatagcaagtgttccgttgatacattacattaatgcagactttatgttgttacttcacaagaatcactactgctcctagagtattggtcagaatttaatcttcacccaaactgggctcaagaccaagttcaaatttattgtttcacagggagcaacttttgagttttgatggattgtgagcctgatgagctacgtcactgatttttctgtttctcagatgactaagatggcacaataaatggtgaatgttgggtgctcatgagtaattgtcttgtcatgttcttaaaacaaactttctgtatgaaatgatcagatagactttaatggaatctgtgggtttttatttttttttctgtaaacaacagaaaattaatttaaaggaatgtagatatttaaacctgagatctaagataaacctaacaggtagttttgctgaaatggatgttagaaagctaaaaaaacaaaacaaaacttaagatgtttaatacacatttttctttacatccagtcaatcaactctgataattaaaatgaaactgatttacaagttcactcagctaccttaaggagctcagttaattaataaacttaaatcaacttagctaacagattatgttagttaagctaaaatagattcctaagttaaaagaactactaaagtatttgaattaactaaaaaacccaagtcaactgaactaggacaagagtttaaacaatagattattttaatttagctgaaagggttttccaaagtaaaaatgacaattaaaggagttgaactgactaacaaatctcagtcaactaaactaagacgaaagtttagacaacatgtgatttttcattaagataacaattggttgtgttataagaacaaactctatttcttgacttaacttaaaattttaaggcagccctgtacctgatatttttaagttgaaacaacaagttatattttacagtgcagtTATTCGAGACAGCAATCCAAGCCGACTTGTGGTTCTGACAACATCCAACATGGCATTATCATCTTCTTTGAGGTTCGTTGGAATTCTGCTTGACTCTGTCGGTTTTGGGGGTTATCGTTATGGCAGGCAGTTGTCTTCTAATCAGTCTTTCAATTCTGCTTATTGTCACCGCTGTACATTTCAGAAACTGGTACAGTAGTTATCGCTTCCTTACCCAAAGTAAATTAACCAGCCAGGCATTTTCTCTCCATCTTCTACTCTAAGACAAGCTCATATAAGCTTTTATGAGTCGTCAAGCCATCACCACAAGTCTTAAAATCCATGCATGTGTCACTGTCAAAGCTTCAGTTCAGAGTCGAGCCAAATGATCAATGGGTTCAACTCATTCATCTATCAAGGTCTTTCACTGTCAGAAATTTCCTTTGATCTCTTCTCCCACCATCCCCTCAAGTCTATGGATTCCTCGAACACCTTATTGAGGCCACGGGCTGCTTATCTTTGCTAGCCTGCCTACCAGTTATATTCCTTTCCTTTAGTTGGCGCTATCACTTGACGTCCGCTCTCTCTGCACATAtcttctatcctgtcttccttctctcagcccaaccggtcgcagcagacggccccgcccctccctgagcatggttctgccggaggtttcttccttttaaaagggagtttttccttcccactgtcgccaaagtttttgctcatagggggtctatgattgttgggtgtGGTGGAATTAAGGCATGACGGGACCACAGATAACGTTTAACATTTGCATCACACCACCACAACCACCCTCTCAACCCTGCTTCCCCATGATTTAACACCGTGGGCGTGATCTGCAGATCCCATGCAGGTGGGACCGCACGGTACCCcagaccacgccccaccacattgtgtttttctctgtatgtattattgtagggtctctaccttacattataaagcaccttgaggcaactgtttgGCACTGtctaaataaattgaattgaaaattgaattattACTGCAGAGAAGTTCACTCCATACATGCACACACGTAATTCTATTTAAAGTAAAATTCTTTATTCTGAGTCAGTGACAAATTGCTTTGACGCTGAATTGAACAGTGAATCTGTCTGGCAATCAGTGACAACAGCTGCCATTTTTAGGATTATAAAAAACATTCTTCtggaaaacaaaagcaaaatcaaCATTCTCTTCTGACACCACCTTAAATTAACAAATTGCTGTGTGTCACGGAAATTTCTACCATGACACAATTCAGGTTAGTGTCATGGTAGCACAGACACATATCTTTTAACTTTGCTGGGGAAAAATATTAAATGGAGAGTACATCTAATGATCTATTACCcaaataagaaaaaattaaaCAGGCTAAACAGTAGCATGCAAATTCTATATTTAATGCCCACCTCCTCTCTGTCTCAAACTTTCAAATCAAAGAAATTATATATCAAGAGTTACACTTTGAAGCAAAGTTAACTGTTTATGCACCAATTAGTTTAAAATAGctattaatatatattaatttaaATAGACAGCAAAAAATACACCACTGTAAACACACGCAGAATGTGTGAGGGCTTGACATAAAGAGCTCTGTGGGGAATTGTCATTATCAAAGAACTTTAAAGTTTTAGTATGAATAGCTGTACCTCAATGTCTTGGATCACCTTTGTGACATACTTGGATTCTGTGAATTTCTCTAAGCTTCCTGGAGTTCCTGTAATGGGTTTTATATCGACTCCAGCAACCACATAGATGTTACATACACATGTTGTTGGGTTAGAGCTTTGCCAACAAGTGCATTGTGCACTTATCATGTAAAGTActactttt
It encodes:
- the calhm3 gene encoding calcium homeostasis modulator protein 3; amino-acid sequence: MERLKLVLQYFQSNSESISNGICIILALVSVKLYTSFDFNCPCLPQYNKLYSLGVMIVPPIILFFLGILVNRHTGVMMDEWMRPIGNRSKNPAVVKYLFSAMIQRALLAPMVWILVTLLDGKIFICAFSVSVDPTLFSGMPNNTGLDVLKIMAKVPCKEDVIFRNSSFRKAVSRYVRCHSQAIGWSILLFLIVLGALGRLIKPCFDDHATFLQTRYWSNYLDVEQKLFDETCVLHARDFARKCVVQFFEDVREDSLRLPHPVFFSKFREEWDDEEEEQLHGITKQEQVDQLLNKWYYSKPELDVSRIAYRPRPCVTWENHEGKTLYSDV